One stretch of Lucilia cuprina isolate Lc7/37 chromosome 6, ASM2204524v1, whole genome shotgun sequence DNA includes these proteins:
- the LOC111684400 gene encoding enoyl-CoA hydratase domain-containing protein 3, mitochondrial, with protein sequence MLKIITKLNKPQTVPQIFNAALHISSTREAAQTYTEVTQSNGIREICLNEPKTRNSLSMGMMNSILEALTSDWQNKELRCIVLSAKGPVWSAGHNLKELIPGSEQNCQKEVFQKLSDIILNIYKAPVPVIAKVNGLAAAAGCQLVASCDIIIASEKSNFSTPGANFGVFCSTPGIAISRVMARPQSAYMLMTGLPITAKEAFTAGLVSRVVPEAELETEMQKVTDAIKHKSRTVIALGKEFYYKQLNLSIEDAYKLGSEKMLENLSLNDCQEGLRSFVEKRKAQWKHE encoded by the exons ATGTTGAAGATTATAACTAAGTTAAATAAG CCACAAACTGTGCCACAAATTTTCAATGCTGCCCTGCATATTTCCAGCACCAGAGAAGCCGCACAAACCTACACCGAAGTTACACAATCTAATGGTATACGTGAGATATGTTTAAATGAACCCAAGACACGTAATTCCTTGTCCATGGGTATGATGAACTCCATATTGGAGGCTCTAACCAGTGACTGGCAAAATAAGGAATTACGTTGTATTGTCTTAAGTGCCAAAGGACCGGTATGGTCGGCGGGCCACAATCTAAAAGAACTTATACCTGGCAGTGAACAGAATTGTCAGAAGGAGGTATTCCAAAAGTTAAgtgatataattttaaatatatacaaagcACCAGTACCGGTTATAGCCAAGGTTAATGGTTTGGCGGCAGCAGCCGGTTGTCAATTAGTGGCTTCTTGTGACATTATTATTGCTTCGGAAAAGAGTAATTTTTCTACGCCagg CGCCAATTTTGGGGTATTTTGTTCTACTCCAGGCATTGCTATATCGCGCGTTATGGCCAGGCCCCAATCAGCTTATATGCTAATGACCGGTTTACCCATAACGGCTAAAGAAGCCTTTACGGCCG gTCTCGTCAGCCGTGTGGTACCCGAGGCCGAATTGGAAActgaaatgcaaaaagtcacTGATGCTATTAAGCATAAAAGTCGTACTGTTATTGCTTTGGGCAAGGAATTTTACTACAAACAACTGAATTTGTCCATAGAAGATGCTTATAAATTGGGATCTGAA AAAATGTTGGAAAATCTTAGTTTAAATGATTGTCAAGAGGGCCTTCGTAGTTTTGTGGAAAAACGTAAAGCCCAATGGAAAcacgaataa
- the LOC111684401 gene encoding enoyl-CoA hydratase domain-containing protein 3, mitochondrial-like: MLRHFRFLLNTPFTTTTNKLPLTNMCAAMSTSSASNKYCQITESNGVREIILNDAKTRNALSLKMMDEILEGLTKTWHDTNLRCIVLSSTGPVWSAGHDLKELAPECGVQQHTAVFEKLTNIIYNIRKAPVPVIAKVNGIVAAGGVQLVASCDIVVCSAKSSFITPSANFGVFASTPAVAMSRIMPHSKCLDMLMTGHPITAEDAYKIGLASRVVADEELNNEINKIVNAIKNKSRSVLALGKEFFYQQLELPLEEAYKQGTKKMTENLQLEDSKEGVRGFMEKRKPVWSHL; this comes from the exons ATGCTTCGTCACTTTAGATTTCTATTAAATACA CCTTTTACTACTACTACAAACAAACTGCCTTTGACTAATATGTGTGCTGCCATGTCCACCTCCAGTGCCAGTAATAAATACTGTCAAATTACCGAAAGCAATGGCGTACGTGAAATTATACTTAACGATGCCAAAACACGTAATGCCTTATCTCTCAAAATGATGGATGAGATATTGGAAGGATTAACAAAAACTTGGCATGACACCAATTTACGTTGCATAGTTTTATCTTCTACGGGACCCGTTTGGTCAGCCGGTCATGATTTAAAGGAATTGGCTCCCGAGTGTGGTGTACAACAGCATACTGCGGtttttgaaaaactaacaaatatcaTTTACAATATACGCAAAGCTCCGGTGCCCGTCATAGCCAAGGTTAATGGTATAGTAGCGGCTGGTGGTGTACAGCTGGTAGCCTCTTGTGATATTGTTGTGTGTTCGGCGAAAAGTTCTTTTATTACGCCCAG tGCTAACTTTGGTGTATTTGCCTCTACACCTGCCGTTGCCATGTCACGCATAATGCCACACTCCAAATGTTTAGACATGTTAATGACTGGTCACCCCATTACTGCTGAAGATGCCTATAAAATTGGTTTAGCTAGCCGTGTGGTAGCCGACGAAGAACtcaataatgaaataaataaaattgtaaatgctATTAAGAATAAAAGTCGTTCTGTATTGGCTTTAGGTAAAGAGTTTTTCTATCAACAATTAGAATTGCCTTTGGAAGAGGCCTATAAACAGGGTACAAAG AAAATGACTGAAAATCTTCAGCTAGAAGATTCAAAAGAAGGTGTACGCGGTTTTATGGAAAAACGTAAACCAGTTTGGTCTCATTTGTAA